The following are from one region of the Romeriopsis navalis LEGE 11480 genome:
- a CDS encoding AGE family epimerase/isomerase, with protein sequence MNYDFAQLAQQYKTALLDDVLPFWERYSIDQEYGGYFTCIDRTGQVYDTDKFIWLQNREVWMFSVLCNHLEKRENWLAVAEHGAKFLAEHGRDAEGNWYFAINQEGQPLVQPYNIFSDCFAAMAFSQYALASGQDWAKDVALQAYHNYLRRKDNPKGKYTKAYPGTRVMKSLAIPMILANLTLEMAWLLDESTLEEILSATVQEVMNDFYDADRGLMYENVTPDGGHLDCFDGRLLNPGHGIEAMWFMMDIGQRRQDMGLVNQAVDVVLNILKFAWDEEFGGIYYFMDADGHPPHQLEWNQKLWWVHLETLVALSMGYRFTGRSECWEWYQKVHEYSWSHFSDPANGEWFGYLDRRSDVLLNLKGGKWKGCFHVPRAMYMCWQQFEQLASPIG encoded by the coding sequence ATGAACTACGATTTTGCCCAGCTTGCACAGCAATATAAAACGGCACTACTCGATGATGTTTTGCCGTTTTGGGAGCGGTATTCGATCGACCAAGAATACGGCGGTTACTTTACCTGTATTGATCGTACTGGCCAAGTCTATGACACTGATAAATTCATCTGGCTCCAGAACCGCGAGGTGTGGATGTTTTCGGTATTGTGCAATCACTTGGAGAAGCGTGAGAACTGGCTGGCCGTTGCCGAACATGGCGCAAAGTTTCTGGCAGAGCATGGGCGCGATGCCGAGGGGAATTGGTATTTTGCGATTAACCAGGAGGGGCAGCCGCTAGTGCAGCCCTATAATATTTTCTCCGATTGCTTTGCGGCAATGGCGTTTAGTCAGTATGCGCTAGCTTCAGGGCAGGATTGGGCCAAGGATGTGGCACTTCAGGCCTATCATAACTATCTGCGGCGTAAAGATAATCCAAAGGGAAAATATACGAAGGCTTATCCCGGAACGCGGGTGATGAAGTCGTTGGCGATTCCGATGATCCTCGCGAATCTAACTTTAGAAATGGCTTGGCTACTGGATGAGTCAACGCTAGAAGAAATCTTATCAGCAACAGTTCAGGAAGTCATGAATGATTTCTATGATGCCGATCGGGGATTAATGTACGAAAATGTCACACCCGACGGTGGGCATTTAGATTGCTTTGATGGACGATTGCTGAATCCGGGGCATGGAATTGAAGCAATGTGGTTCATGATGGATATCGGACAGCGGCGGCAGGACATGGGCTTAGTGAATCAAGCTGTTGATGTTGTATTGAATATTTTGAAATTCGCCTGGGATGAGGAGTTTGGCGGAATTTATTACTTTATGGATGCCGATGGCCATCCACCCCACCAGCTAGAGTGGAACCAAAAACTCTGGTGGGTACATTTAGAAACTTTGGTGGCATTGTCGATGGGCTATCGGTTCACAGGGCGTTCCGAGTGCTGGGAATGGTATCAGAAAGTGCATGAATATTCCTGGTCGCATTTTTCTGATCCAGCAAATGGGGAATGGTTTGGGTATCTCGATCGACGCAGCGATGTCTTACTCAATCTCAAGGGCGGCAAGTGGAAGGGCTGTTTTCATGTGCCACGGGCAATGTATATGTGTTGGCAGCAGTTTGAACAGCTTGCATCGCCCATAGGATGA